The Cutaneotrichosporon cavernicola HIS019 DNA, chromosome: 5 DNA segment TACTGCCTCCCTCGCTATCTGTGCAAGAACGCACTCGGGGGACGCTCCTCGATGCCGAGCCGCGCCATCCGAGCACAGGTCGCGACGCGTACAGTGCTCACCTACATGGTCTCATGGCTGATGACACTCATACTGGGCCCCACGATCACTCAACACCACCTCAACGTCCAACGTGGCAGCCAAGACCGCCACACCATACCCACCATGACCAGAGCCGTCCGACACACCCGTCCCAGCTCCACCAGCGGCTCCACCTGAGGCAAACCCGAGGATGGTCTATTTCCTTCCGTCTACACGCACCGTCCACCCGAGCCCTGATGCCACTCCGTCCTGATGGATCGTATAAACAGTTTACTTCCCATCCTGGGCCCACTGCTACAGAAAACTCTATGACAACCGCGGCAGTTATTTTCATCCCCGACGGGCAGAACGCCTCCCAAGTCGAAACACACTGGACTCTACGCTGAGAACTGAAAAACTCCTTGGAGATCCCACACCACCGGGCAACCTACGTCTCATTCACAGGCGACCGAGGCATATGCCACTTGGAAACCCCGTACTTTAtcggcgagatggccgagcggTCTAAGGCGCTGTGTTAAGGTGACGTCCAAACCACGAGAGTGGCATTTGGACGCATTCTCCGCAGTCTTCGGACGTGGGTTCGAATCCCACTCTCGTCAACAGGGCATTCAGTTGCTCAGCCTACCTTTTGGCGGTGTTGGAGCTTTTGGCGGTGTCGGAGCTTTCGGAGTGGCGTCTGGGTGATAGAAGTATGGCTCTGGAGTTGCTGGCGTTTGTAGGGCTACGAGCATGACAGGCCGCCGAATAACCAACAGAGTAACAACGTCAACATCAAGTGGCTAACTTGAGCTGCGGATATCGTGAGAGAAACATCGAGGAGGGTTTAGAAGCGGAGTGTGGACGGGCTGAGAGCGGCCTAACGACTCAATTCCAGCGCATCCACTTATGGTAGCACCTCTCGTCTCTGACGAGTTAGGGCGCAAAGGAAGACGACGGATGCAGCAGCAGAGCAAAGGACTTACACACACCGTCGGCGGGCGCGTTGGAATGTAGACAGTCATACCGGGAAAATCACGGCGCTTCACGTGTCTGCCACGCCCGCCACATATCTATGCCGAGCTAAAGGTCGGGATCGAGCATGTCCGTGGCGGAGAGAATAGTTAATATCTCGGTAACTAAAATATAGGCGTGGGTGCTGATAAATTGATTTGTCAAAGTGTGTGTTCTATACATGACCTACAAGGTCGGCAAGATGGGGTATTTATCGATTATATTTCAGTGAGTGAGAGAGTTTTTATATGTCATGTGTATGTGTGGCGAGTAGGATGGGTTACAAGGTGAGGGTTATCTACCGGTCAATTTTAACTTTCCGAGTCGATACTGATAGCGTGGACAGCTTCCAGGCGATGCTTGATGACGTTGGCGGCTCTGGTGATCACTGCGGCGACTGTAGTGTTGGCCATTGCAGTGGCTGCTATTCACCGCTGCGGTGACCCGCCTGCGATGGTCTTCTAACAGTCTCGACGCTCGCCATAGCAGTGCCCCGACTGATAGTCTTCTAACAGTCTCGACGCCATAGCAGTGCCCCTCACCACATGGTCATCAACGTCAGGGTCAGTGGTCACTCGCCTGCAAACGCCGACCTCGCTTCCAAGCGCCAACCAGAGCCAAAATCTCACTGCTGCATATACAATGACACTGCTGGTCCGAACTCCCTCTGTACTAGTCACAAGGAAATGTGGCGCTCAATGGGGAGCCGCCATCTTTATTTCACTCGCACATGGCAAGTGTTTACTTCCAGCCCATGGCCTTGTAGACCTGGTCGGTGAGGGAGTCGACAATCTCGGGCTTCTCCATCGACGAGAGGTCTCCAAGGGAGTCAGCCTCCTTCGAGCAGATCTTGCGGAGAATACGGCGCATGATCTTGCCCGAGCGAGTCTTGGGAAGGTccgagacgaggaagatgcGCTTGGGAGCGGCAAAGGGACCAATGACCTTGCGGACCTGGATGGCGAGCTCCTTGGTGAGAGCGTCAACCGACGTCGCCTTGATGTCAAACTCGGGCTTCATCTGGACAAAGGCGTAGACGGCCTGGCCAGTGAGCTCGTCGGGGcagccgacgacggcagTCTCAGAGACACCCTTGTGGAGGATGAGCGCCGATTCGACCTCGGCGGTCGAGAGACGGTGGCCCGACACGTtgatgacgtcgtcgacacgGCCCTTGATCCAGAGGTAaccgtcctcgtcgcgagCAGCACCGtcgccgaagaagaagtaGCCGGGGTAGGGCTTCATGTAGGTCTCGAGGTAGCGCTTGTGGTCACGGTAGATGGTACGCGCGATAGCGGGCCAGGGTcgcttggcggcgaggacaccctcgacgtcaccgccctcgaggaccttgcCGTTGGTGGGGTCGAGaatgtcgacgtcgacaccgAAGAAGGGGAAGGTGGCCGAACCGGGCTTGGTCGCAATGGCACcggggaggggggtgaCCATGTGCGAACCGGTCTCGGTCATCCAGTAGGTGTCGACAATGGCGCACTGGCCGCGGCCAGCGTGGTCGTTGTACCAGTGCCACGCCTCCGGGTTAATCGGCTCACCGACCGTGCCGAGAACACGGAGCGAAGAGAGGTCGTGGTTCTTAacggcgtcctcgcccatgcggcggaggagacGGATGGCGGTGGGAGCAGTGTAAAGCTGGGTAAGCTTCCACTTGTCAACAGCGTCCCAGTAGCGCGAAGCGGTAGGGTAGACAGGAGTCGACTCGAAGACAGTGGTAGTGACACCCAAGCAGAGAGGGCCGTAGACAATGTAGGTGTGGCCAGTAAT contains these protein-coding regions:
- the ACS2 gene encoding uncharacterized protein (Acetyl-coenzyme A synthetase N-terminus), with translation MPELKRHAGVQDSHEGSKSSYPPPARVQGKDGHPKPHIGPDFAAYKAEWEKSVGPDADKWWGQKARECLDWFSDFKTVFAGGFEAGDIQWFPEGTLNAAYNCVDRHYYKNPDKVAIIYEADEPSDSREITYRELFHEVCRVANVLRSWGVKRGDAVSVYLPMTWQAVVAFLACARIGAVHSAVFAGFSAESLRDRVNDCECKVLITTDEGRRGGKTIATKAIVDAALAQCPLIEKVLVLRRTGSKVPMTEGRDFWWDEEAEKLSSYSVCEHMNSEDPLFILYTSGSTGKPKGVVHSTAGYLLGGYLTVKYVFDLHPDDRFACMADVGWITGHTYIVYGPLCLGVTTTVFESTPVYPTASRYWDAVDKWKLTQLYTAPTAIRLLRRMGEDAVKNHDLSSLRVLGTVGEPINPEAWHWYNDHAGRGQCAIVDTYWMTETGSHMVTPLPGAIATKPGSATFPFFGVDVDILDPTNGKVLEGGDVEGVLAAKRPWPAIARTIYRDHKRYLETYMKPYPGYFFFGDGAARDEDGYLWIKGRVDDVINVSGHRLSTAEVESALILHKGVSETAVVGCPDELTGQAVYAFVQMKPEFDIKATSVDALTKELAIQVRKVIGPFAAPKRIFLVSDLPKTRSGKIMRRILRKICSKEADSLGDLSSMEKPEIVDSLTDQVYKAMGWK